The Cetobacterium somerae sequence TATTCAGCATCTAAAACAGCATCAGATATGATAGTTATGGCTTATGGAGAAACATATAAATTTCCATTTAACATAACAAGATGCTCAAATAACTATGGACCATATCACTTCCCAGAGAAGTTAATTCCACTAATTATTAAAAACATCTTAGCTGGAAAGAAACTTCCTGTATATGGAAAAGGAGATAATGTTAGAGACTGGTTATATGTAATGGATCACTGTAAAGGTATTGATATGGTTATCTCTAATGCTAAGGCACATGAGATATATAATATTGGTGGATTCAATGAGGAGCAAAACATTAATATAGTAAAACTTACTATAGATACAATAGCTAGAATCATGAAAGAGGAGCCAAAATATCAGGCAGTTTTAACTACTGATTTAGCTAATATCAATTATGATTTAATAACTTACGTACAAGATAGATTAGGGCATGATGCAAGATATGCCATTGATCCAACTAAGATAGTAACTGAACTTGGATGGTATCCAGAAACACCATTTACAGAAGGAATAGAGAAGACTATTAGATGGTACTTAGATAATCAAGGGTGGGTAGAAGAAGTAGCATCTGGAGATTATCAAAAGTATTATGAAGAGATGTATAATAATAGATAAAAAAACTTCCCAAAAGAAAATCTTTTGGGAAATTTTATTTAAAATTATATTAAAGGAGAAAAGGATGAAAAAAGTAACTAAAGCTGTTATACCTGCAGCAGGATTGGGGACTAGAGTTTTACCTGCAACAAAAGCACAACCTAAGGAGATGCTAGTTATCGTTGATAAACCATCTCTACAATATATAGTTGAAGAGCTAGTAGAATCAGGAATAGAAGATATACTAATTGTAACTGGAAGAAATAAAAACTCTATAGAGGATCACTTCGATCACTCTTTTGAATTAGAAAATACACTAGCTAAACATGGAAAGGATGAACTTTTAGAAAAAGTAAAAACTATTCATGGAATGGCAAATATTTATTATGTTAGACAAAATCATCCACTAGGACTTGGACACGCAATACTAAAAGCAAAGAGTTTTATAGGAGATGATCCTTTTGTGATAGCTCTTGGAGATGACATTATGTATAATCCAGAGAAAGAGGTAACTGCACAAATAATAGAGAAATACGAAGAGTATGGTCATTCTATAATTGGAGTTCAAGAAGTTGAACCTAAAGATGTATCAAAATATGGAGTTATAAAACCAGTGGAAGATTTAGATTCTAAAACTGTAGTTATGTGTGACTTTGTAGAGAAACCAAAATTAGAAGAAGCTCCATCATTAAAAGCTTGTTTAGGAAGATATCTATTAACTCCAGATGTATTCCAATATTTAGAAAATACAGCTCCAGGAAAAGGTGGAGAGATTCAACTTACAGATGGAATTTTAGCTATGATAAATGATAATAAAAAAGTGTTAGCTTATAATTTTGATGGAATAAGATATGACATTGGAAATAAAATTGGATTGTTAAAAGCTAATATTGAATTTGGATTACGTAATAGTGAAACAAGTGAAGATTTAAAAGAATATTTAAAGGGACTTCAGTAATTTTATAAAAAAAATTTGCTTTAAATTTTTTTGTGTGATATTATGTGTCTAATAAAAAATACAAAGGTAGAGGTTGCAGAGGACAAGAGTAAGTTGGTGGAGCTAGACAAAGCTATGAAGTCAGTTGAAAGGGGAATTTGCCGAAATAAAAATTCGTCAAAATTTTTATTGGGGATATAGAGAATATCTATATAACTGTCATTAGATATCTAATGTTGTGCTATCCAAAGTTGTAAAGCAATTTTCTTATATATCATATAGTGAAATTTTACAAAACTACCATTAAATTTTTTTTGGTAGTTTTTTTTATTGGAAAAATATAAAATATATGAAAAATTGTAAAAAATTAAAAAAGGTGGGAATTAAATATGAGTTATTTAAGTAGGGTAAATGATGTTTTTAGTTTTTTAAATCCAATAACGGATGTTCTGTGGGAGTTTCCAAGAAACTTTGAGTTTTATAAGAGTATCCCAATAATAGGGGAGTTTTCACTAGCTATTTTACTACTAATAGGGTGTGGGCTATATTTCACTCTAAAATTAAATTTTGTACAGATTAGATATTTTAAAAGAAGTATAGATATTTTAAAAGTAAAAAATGAAACTAAAATTGGAATATCTCCAATGGCTTCTTTTTTACTAAGTAGTGCTACAAGAATTGGACCAGGAAATATAATGGGAGTAACAGGTGCTGTTTTAGCAGGAGGGCCTGGAGCACTATTTTGGATGTGGGTTAGTGCTTTCTTTGGAATGGCAACGTGTTTTGTAGAGGCTACTCTTTCTCAAATTTTTAAAGAGAAAAATGGAGATGATTATGTTGGAGGAATAGCTTATTATGGTAGAAGATTATTAAACAATAGTAAGTTAGCTGGATTTGTAATAGCAGTGGCATATATTTTCTATGCACTATTTACATTACCATCTCAGGTATTTCATATGTTTACAGCATTTGGATCAGTTGCTAGCCAAATTACTGGAAGTGTTTATGCTAGAACAGATACTTTATACATTGTAATAGGTTTAACTATTATCTTAATTACAACAATAATTATCTTTGGTGGAATTAGAAGAGTTGCACTAGCTACAGACTTTATAGTTCCAATAATGGCAGTGACATATTTTATAATAGCACTATTTTTAATAGGAATAAATTTAGATAAAGTTCCATACTTTTTTACAGCGGTATTTGCAGGAGCTTTCAGTCCTGAAGCTATCTTTGGAGGAGCTATGGGAATAGCACTACAACAAGGTATAAAAAGAGGTCTGATGTCTAATGAAGCTGGACAAGGAACAGTTACCATGGCAGCGGCAGCAGCAGAAGCAAAGCATCCAGTGGAGCAAGGATTCATTCAATCTTTTGGAGTTTTCGTAGATACTTTTGTAATTTGTACAATCTCTGGATTCTTAGTTATAATTGCTAATGTTTGGAATTTAGATGGATTTGATTTTATGGCTTTAAGAAGTGATAAGCTAGGTTATTTTATAACATCACTAAAAGTATTGTCTCCTGGAATGTTAGAAAAACCTATTCAGTTTTTAGTTGCTCTATGTTATGGAATGTTTGCTTTCTCAACAATTTTAGGGATGATAGCCTTTATAGAGGTTTCAGCAACTGAGATATCAAGAAATAAGGCATTTTTAAATATTATGAAACTAATCTCTTCACTAGTTTTCATACCTTTTGGAGTAGCATGTGTATGGTCAGGAGCAGAGTTAGATAATATTTGGATAATAAGTGATTTAACAAATATAATGATGGTATATATTAACGTACCTTTAATTATAATGGGATTTAAGTATACACAGATAGCTTTAAAAGATTATGAAGAAAAAGGAGACTAATATGAAATACTTAGGAACTATGAAAGATGTTGATGGAGTTTTAGAAATTGGAGGAGTTTTAGTAACAAAGTTACAAAAAGACTATGGAACACCTCTTTACATATATGATTTAGAGCTTATGGAGAAAAAAACAACAGCTTTAAAAGAGGGATTTCATAGTGAGAAATTTAAAACAACTATTGTTTATGCATCAAAAGCTTATCTGTCAAAAGGGATGGTTCAAGTAGTTGATAAAATGGGATTAGATATAGACGCTGTTTCAGCAGGAGAACTACATACAATACTATCTACAAAAATAAATCCTAAAAAGATTCATATGCATGGAAATAACAAATCATTAGAAGAGTTAGAGATGTGTGTAGGTAGTGAGATTGGAAGCATAATTTTAGATAATAGATTTGAGGCTAAAAGAGTTGCTGAAGTTTGTAAAAGATTAGGTAAAAAAATAGATGTGATGTTAAGACTAAACATAGGAATAGATGCTCACACTCATGAGTATATAAAAACAGCAAAGCACACTTCGAAATTTGGAGAGTCTATTTTTGATAAGGATATAGTGGAGATTGTAAAAGAGATAGTAGGAAAGCAGGAGCTAAACTTCTTAGGATTTCATTGTCATATAGGGTCACAGATATTTGATGAGTTAGCATTTGGTGAAGGTATAGAAACTATGGTTAAGTTCACAAAGGAGATTTCGGAAAAGTTAAATATAAAAATACCTGAGATAAACCTTGGTGGAGGATTTGGAGTTAGATATACAGAAGAGGATACAGATGTAGATCTGAAAAAGTTAATGAAAAAAATTGTGAAATCTTTGGAAGAAACTTTAGAAACTGAAAACTTCACTATTGAAAAGGTATCAATAGAACCAGGGCGTTCTATAGTGGCTCAAGCTGGAAGTACTCTTTATACAGTTGGAGGAAAGAAGAAAACTTTTGGTGGAGAGAAGTATGTTTTTATAGATGGAGGAATGACAGATAATATAAGACCAGCTCTTTATAGTGCTAAGTACGAAAGTGTTGTAGCTAATAGATTAAAGGAAGAGAGGAGAGAGACTATCTCTTTAGCTGGAAAGTGCTGTGAGTCTGGAGATGTAATTATAAAGGATACAAAGTTAGGAAAGTGTGACGAAGGGGATCTAGTTCTTGTTAGTTGTACAGGTGCCTATGGACACTCGATGAGTAGCAACTACAATAAGGCTCTAAAACCAGCTGTAGTTTTTGTAAAAGGTGGACGTAGTTATTTAGTTTCTAAAAGAGAAACCTATGAGGATCTGGTAAGAAACGATTTGATGTTAGAGGATAACTTTTAATAAAGATATTCAATTATAAAGTATTGCCATTTGCTAGAGTAAAAATTGTACTCTAGCTTTTTTTATTAAAAAAATTACAAAATAGGATATAAATACGAAAAAAAAAGGTTATGATGTCCACACTAGGATTTAGAAGGTTACTAAAGATTTAAAATATGTCATGTGGAGGGATGCTAATTGAGAAAAAGTTTAATTCTATCTTTTGCCAGTTTGTTAGCAATATGTTCTTTGGGAAAAGAGGTACCAACATCAGTGCCAGAGGTAAAAAAAGAGGTGGTAAATGAAGAGAAAGTTATTTTAGATGATTTTTTAATTGAAGAGGAGGAGGCAACGATAACTTCTGATGTAATAGAGGTTAAAGATGAAGAGAGTTCAACTAATCTATATTTAAGATTTGGAGGAGATGCATATTCAAAGTACTCTAAGGGTAAAACTAAAGATTTAGGTTATCTTTTTGCAGTTGAAATGACTAGAAATGTAACTGATTCTTTTGAAGCAGGTGTTGGAACAGGGTATCAAATAAATCCTAAAAATAAAGATACTTCCATTGGAAAGTATGATTCTGTTCCAGTTTATATGACTTTTAAGTATGATTTTAATTTAGATAGTCAATGGACTCCATATTTAAAGGGAAATCTAGGATATGCTTTTAATTTTAAAGAAACAGCAAAAAATAAAGTTAATAATGGTGCGTACGTCGGAGCAGGAGGGGGAGTTGAATACGAGAATTTCTTTACAGATGTTATGTATCAAGTAACTTTTGCAAAGATAGAACCTGAGAATGGAAAAAAAGAAAATTTAGATTACTCGAGAGTTATTTTATCTTTAGGATATAAATTTAACATGTAGTTTTAGGAGTTAAAAACTATGAGTAAAAAAGAGAAAAAAGAAGATATATTGAAAGGACGAGAAATAGAGTTAAGTTATATTAGAAAAGTAGGGAATTATGAAAATAATGAAGTTGAAAATGAACTAGTTTTTTTCCTGCCTGTAGGTTGTTTTTGGGCTAGAACTTTAGGTGGTTGTTACCATTGTGGTTTTCAAGATATTATAAATAAAATTACTAGAAAATATTATTGTAATTTAGTTGAAATAGTTAAAGTTGAATATAAAAAATATTTAGATGTCAATATTAAAAGAGTATTTTTTTATGTAGGTGGATCATTTTTTGAAATTAAAGATGAAGTTCAAAATGAAATTTTAAGTTTTATTGGTGCACAAGGAACAGTAAGAGATATTTATATAGAAAGCAGATATGAATTTATAACAAGGGAGAATATCCAAAGATTAAAATTTCTGTTACAGGCTAAAAATTTAGTAGTAGCAATAGGATTAGAAACTTACAGTGAAAAAATAAGAAATGAAGTACTGACTAAAGGCATTAGTAATAATAACTTTGAACTTGCTATGTATATTTTAAAAAGTGAAAATGTAAAAGCTTTGGTGTATATTTTTATAAAGCCCCCTATAAAAAATATTTCTGATAAAAAAGCTTATGAAGATGTTTTAAAAAGTTTAGAATTTGTTGTAGAGAGAGGAGTTTCATTTGTTGAACTGAAATCAGGATGTATTATGTACAACACAAAAGCATACAAGCTTTACAAAACAGGTCAATATACACCACTAAATCTTTGGACTGTGAATAAACTTTTAATAGAAGCTAATGAAAGGTATAAAAATATACCTATAAGATTAGGGGTTTTTAACGAAATATTTAGCTCTATTGATGTTCCAAAAGGCTGTATTTTATGTGATGAATTTTTAAAAGAGAAATTACAGCTTTACAGAGAAACTATGGATTATAAAGTGCTAACAAAATATACAACTTGTTATTGTAGCATCATTTAAAGAAAGGATAGGTATGAAAAGTAAAATTTTAAAAATAGGATTTGGATTTTTTTTAATGTGTCTATTTGTAGCATGTAATGAATCAGGAACTGGAAGTGATGATTTAAATGTAAGTCCAGAGGATCAGCCTATTTTAAAATCTCAGGCTGAAGAATCAATAAAAACCCCCATCACTACTGAAGAGGCAGTTCCAGTTAGTGAGCCTGAAATTCCAATAAATTAGAGCATTTAAATATTGAAAATATCCCCCATTTCTTAAAAAAGAAGTGGGGGATATTTTATTCATTTTTATCAAGATAAAAGTAAAAGGCTATTCCATTTTCAGTTAAATCCACTCCATACGTATTTTCATGCAATTTAATAATTTCTGAAGTTATATATAGTCCTAACCCTCTTCCATGATTACTCTTAGTTGAATAA is a genomic window containing:
- a CDS encoding dTDP-glucose 4,6-dehydratase, giving the protein MKTYLVTGGAGFIGANFVKYMLEKHEDIKLVVLDKLTYAGNLGTIREELKDSRVSFVKGDICNRELVENIFMQHDVDFVVNFAAESHVDRSIENPQIFLETNILGTQNLMEVAKNFWTVGKDSNGYPIYKEGKKFHHVSTDEVYGSLSKDFDIPRELILDEAVAAIATGRTNLQTYGEKMFTESTPLDPRSPYSASKTASDMIVMAYGETYKFPFNITRCSNNYGPYHFPEKLIPLIIKNILAGKKLPVYGKGDNVRDWLYVMDHCKGIDMVISNAKAHEIYNIGGFNEEQNINIVKLTIDTIARIMKEEPKYQAVLTTDLANINYDLITYVQDRLGHDARYAIDPTKIVTELGWYPETPFTEGIEKTIRWYLDNQGWVEEVASGDYQKYYEEMYNNR
- the galU gene encoding UTP--glucose-1-phosphate uridylyltransferase GalU, with the protein product MKKVTKAVIPAAGLGTRVLPATKAQPKEMLVIVDKPSLQYIVEELVESGIEDILIVTGRNKNSIEDHFDHSFELENTLAKHGKDELLEKVKTIHGMANIYYVRQNHPLGLGHAILKAKSFIGDDPFVIALGDDIMYNPEKEVTAQIIEKYEEYGHSIIGVQEVEPKDVSKYGVIKPVEDLDSKTVVMCDFVEKPKLEEAPSLKACLGRYLLTPDVFQYLENTAPGKGGEIQLTDGILAMINDNKKVLAYNFDGIRYDIGNKIGLLKANIEFGLRNSETSEDLKEYLKGLQ
- a CDS encoding alanine/glycine:cation symporter family protein → MSYLSRVNDVFSFLNPITDVLWEFPRNFEFYKSIPIIGEFSLAILLLIGCGLYFTLKLNFVQIRYFKRSIDILKVKNETKIGISPMASFLLSSATRIGPGNIMGVTGAVLAGGPGALFWMWVSAFFGMATCFVEATLSQIFKEKNGDDYVGGIAYYGRRLLNNSKLAGFVIAVAYIFYALFTLPSQVFHMFTAFGSVASQITGSVYARTDTLYIVIGLTIILITTIIIFGGIRRVALATDFIVPIMAVTYFIIALFLIGINLDKVPYFFTAVFAGAFSPEAIFGGAMGIALQQGIKRGLMSNEAGQGTVTMAAAAAEAKHPVEQGFIQSFGVFVDTFVICTISGFLVIIANVWNLDGFDFMALRSDKLGYFITSLKVLSPGMLEKPIQFLVALCYGMFAFSTILGMIAFIEVSATEISRNKAFLNIMKLISSLVFIPFGVACVWSGAELDNIWIISDLTNIMMVYINVPLIIMGFKYTQIALKDYEEKGD
- the lysA gene encoding diaminopimelate decarboxylase, with the protein product MKYLGTMKDVDGVLEIGGVLVTKLQKDYGTPLYIYDLELMEKKTTALKEGFHSEKFKTTIVYASKAYLSKGMVQVVDKMGLDIDAVSAGELHTILSTKINPKKIHMHGNNKSLEELEMCVGSEIGSIILDNRFEAKRVAEVCKRLGKKIDVMLRLNIGIDAHTHEYIKTAKHTSKFGESIFDKDIVEIVKEIVGKQELNFLGFHCHIGSQIFDELAFGEGIETMVKFTKEISEKLNIKIPEINLGGGFGVRYTEEDTDVDLKKLMKKIVKSLEETLETENFTIEKVSIEPGRSIVAQAGSTLYTVGGKKKTFGGEKYVFIDGGMTDNIRPALYSAKYESVVANRLKEERRETISLAGKCCESGDVIIKDTKLGKCDEGDLVLVSCTGAYGHSMSSNYNKALKPAVVFVKGGRSYLVSKRETYEDLVRNDLMLEDNF
- a CDS encoding outer membrane beta-barrel protein, with the translated sequence MRKSLILSFASLLAICSLGKEVPTSVPEVKKEVVNEEKVILDDFLIEEEEATITSDVIEVKDEESSTNLYLRFGGDAYSKYSKGKTKDLGYLFAVEMTRNVTDSFEAGVGTGYQINPKNKDTSIGKYDSVPVYMTFKYDFNLDSQWTPYLKGNLGYAFNFKETAKNKVNNGAYVGAGGGVEYENFFTDVMYQVTFAKIEPENGKKENLDYSRVILSLGYKFNM